The window ACATTCTCCTGCGGGTTATCTCACACCGGCCCATGCCAAAGTGATTCTGTCCATTCGCAAAGACTGGACAAGTGTGCCGCATGGCTTGGTGTGGGATACGCCAGAGCATACGCATGCTACTCGAAGCGCAGCTTTGCAAAGTTTGGCGATTGAGTTGCGTGACCTCGGACATGTTACCGGCTGGCGCAATGAAAAATTCAGTTTCTGGCCCGATTCAGAAATCATGTTCAATGGCCAATGTATCGAGCCAACAAATGCACACCAAGCTGCATTCGAAATGGAGCGCGCAGCCTATCGGTTCTTTGGTTTGCGCAGCCATGCGGTGCATGTCAATGGATTCACCGAAGACGGTTTTGTGTGGTGTGGTCGGCGCTCTCTCACCAAACCAACGGATCCCGGCATGCTTGACAACATTGCGGCAGGCGGTTTGCCCGTGGGCGAGTCCTTGCAGCTGTGCTGTGTTCGAGAAATGGCAGAAGAGGCTGGTTTGTCGGAGGCGCTAGCCTCGACGGCTGTTGCCAATGGCCAGGTGACCACCTGCCGCTCGGTGGCCAGGGGTTGGCATCACGAAACATTGTGGGTCTACAACTTGGTGGTGCCTGCCGATGTTCAGCCGGTTAACCAAGATGGTGAAGTGGCGGAGTTCAATTTACTGGCACCGCAGCAAGTGGTTCAGGCCATCGCTTCCAAAAGCATGACCGTCGATGCGTCTTGCGTGATTGCGCATGCGGTGTTGCACGCAATTGCGCATGCTTGAGCGTCAACGC is drawn from Limnohabitans sp. 103DPR2 and contains these coding sequences:
- a CDS encoding NUDIX hydrolase, whose translation is MKSCIQKFLQALGDADRQVLQQCLQQAKQPLPEDAMPWYLGSAHSPAGYLTPAHAKVILSIRKDWTSVPHGLVWDTPEHTHATRSAALQSLAIELRDLGHVTGWRNEKFSFWPDSEIMFNGQCIEPTNAHQAAFEMERAAYRFFGLRSHAVHVNGFTEDGFVWCGRRSLTKPTDPGMLDNIAAGGLPVGESLQLCCVREMAEEAGLSEALASTAVANGQVTTCRSVARGWHHETLWVYNLVVPADVQPVNQDGEVAEFNLLAPQQVVQAIASKSMTVDASCVIAHAVLHAIAHA